The DNA sequence CATTCTTGATATTGTGACTACCTGTACAGAGATAACTTTTTTGAGAAATTACAGTATGACTACCAATTTTTACATTATCTAAGTTGTAAATATACACATTCTCTCCAATCCAACTATAATCACCTATTTCTAACTTCCAAGGAAAATAAACCCTAGCACTAGCCCTAATTACCACTCCTTGACCAATTTTTGCACCGAATAATCTTAATAAGGAACAACGTAAACTACTAAAATTATGAGGAGTTAAAGGAAATATCAAACCTTCTAGCAACCACCATAAAAAAATAAACCACTGAGGCTTACCTCTATCTAGTTTTGCTTTATATCCTTTTAGGTTTATCCATGGTTTTTCTTCGAAAATAATAGAATCTTGTTGTGCTTTTATGTTATCCTTCTCAGTCATAATTTAGAGATGAGTCGTCAATAATCTTTAATGGATGTTTAATCTTATTAGTTTAATTCTTATTTAGCAAATGTCTATAATTCTGGTTACTGGTGCGGCAAATTCTGGTAAAAGTGAATGGGCGGAATATTTAGCCTCCCAAAGTCAAAAGTCTGTCATTTATATTGCGACAGGACTTAAAAATGATCATGATGTAGAATGGCAAAAAAAAATTGAGCAACATCAAATCAGAAGACCAAAAAACTGGCAAACATTAGAAATTCCTTATAATTTAGCAGATGCGATCGCACTTAGTCATCCTGATAACTGTATTTTAGTTGACTCTTTAGGAACATGGGTTGCTAATTATTTAGATAAAAATAATGATGATTGGCAGAAAGAAATTAATCATCTCTTAGAAACTTGCCGAGAATATAAGGGAGAAATAATCTTTGTCGGAGAAGAAACAGGCTGGGGAGTTGTACCTGCTTATGAGTTAGGGCGATTGTTTCGCTCTCGTTTGGGTAATTTAATTCGTCTAGTGGGGGGAGTCGCTAATTCAGTTTACTTGATGGTGGGCGGTTATGCGGTAGATGTAGCTAAATTAGGAATTAATCTTACTTCTATTGAACTTCTTGCACAAGTCAGGCAATAGGCAACAGGCAATAGTGATAAAACTGGTTTTAAACTGCACTAATTTTATCTTAATTCTTATTTTGCAAAAGAGGTCGATTGAAAAGGGCAAATAAAAAATTCCCTAGTTGATTTTTTCAGGATATAAACTGAAAATTCCCTCTTTTGATGCTTGACAAATTCCCCTTTCTGTGATGAGACCTGTAATTAGTCGAGCAGGTGTGACATCAAAACCGTAGTTTGCCGCCGGGCTGTTTTCAGGAGCAATTAACACTTCTTTTATTTCTCCCTCATGTAAACCCTTGATATATTTCACTTCTGTTGCGTCTCTTTGCTCAATGGGAATCTGTTTGACTCCGTCGCTAATATTCCAGTCAAAGGCAGAATAAGTCAAAGCCACATAGAAAGGCACATTATTATCTTTGGCGGCAACGGCTTTTAAATATGTACCTATTTTGTTGGCAACATCTCCCGTGTAAGTGGTGCGATCGCTTCCTACGATTACAATATCAACTAACCCGTGTTGCATAAGATGCCCCCCTGCATTATCAGGGATAATCGTATGATTTACACCTTGTTGCCCTAACTCCCAAGCAGTAAGGGTTGAGCCTTGATTACGGGGACGAGTTTCATCCACCCACACATGAACTTTTATACCCCTGCGATGAGCTTCATAAATAGGAGAAGTGGCAGTGCCATTATCCACACACCCCAACCAACCTGCATTACAGTGGGTGAGAAT is a window from the Cyanobacterium sp. Dongsha4 genome containing:
- a CDS encoding WcaF family extracellular polysaccharide biosynthesis acetyltransferase, whose product is MTEKDNIKAQQDSIIFEEKPWINLKGYKAKLDRGKPQWFIFLWWLLEGLIFPLTPHNFSSLRCSLLRLFGAKIGQGVVIRASARVYFPWKLEIGDYSWIGENVYIYNLDNVKIGSHTVISQKSYLCTGSHNIKNANFELTTAPIFIGNGVWIASDCFISLGVKIGANTIIGARSTVLKSIPSRKIAWGNPCKPIKDRIFSDIES
- the cobU gene encoding bifunctional adenosylcobinamide kinase/adenosylcobinamide-phosphate guanylyltransferase, which gives rise to MSIILVTGAANSGKSEWAEYLASQSQKSVIYIATGLKNDHDVEWQKKIEQHQIRRPKNWQTLEIPYNLADAIALSHPDNCILVDSLGTWVANYLDKNNDDWQKEINHLLETCREYKGEIIFVGEETGWGVVPAYELGRLFRSRLGNLIRLVGGVANSVYLMVGGYAVDVAKLGINLTSIELLAQVRQ
- the mtnA gene encoding S-methyl-5-thioribose-1-phosphate isomerase is translated as MDVNGKLYRTIWLKSDNPNIVQVIDQRFLPHQFVIEDLATLEDVCDAIASMHVRGAGVIGASGAYGMYIASLEAKRNNISDIQSFLVSASEKLKATRPTAVNLSWAVNRQLEAIIPLKDDIEAIIGKTLEIAKTVADEDVDFCQNIGKHGVKLIEEISQRKGGETVNILTHCNAGWLGCVDNGTATSPIYEAHRRGIKVHVWVDETRPRNQGSTLTAWELGQQGVNHTIIPDNAGGHLMQHGLVDIVIVGSDRTTYTGDVANKIGTYLKAVAAKDNNVPFYVALTYSAFDWNISDGVKQIPIEQRDATEVKYIKGLHEGEIKEVLIAPENSPAANYGFDVTPARLITGLITERGICQASKEGIFSLYPEKIN